In the Rubrivivax gelatinosus IL144 genome, GCATGCCGGCGGCGGCCGCGGCATTCTCGATCGGCACGGCAAAGCCGATGCCGACGAAGGTGCGCTCCTCCGACGGGTTCAGGATGGCGGTGACGATGCCGACGACCTGGCCGTCCATCGTCACCAAGGGGCCGCCCGAGTTGCCGGGGTTGGCGGCGGCGTCGAACTGGATCAGGTTGGTCAGCGTGCGTTTGCCCGTCTCGGAGCGGAACTCGCGGTTGAGCCCCGAGACGATGCCGTAGCTCACCGACGGGCCGATGCCGAACGGGTGGCCGACGGCGATGACGTGGTCGCCCGGGCGCAGGTCGGCCGTGCTGCGCATCGTGGCGGCGACCAGGTCGTCGGGAATTCGGTCGGCACGCAGCACGGCCAAGTCGTTCTCGGTCTGCACGCCGACCAGGCGCGCCGGCGACTCGGTGCCGTCGGCGAAGGTCACGCGCAGCTTGTTCGCGCCCCAGACGACGTGCAGATTGGTCAGGATGGTGCCGTTGTCGATGACGACGACGCCGGTGCCCAGGCTGCGCTGCATCGCGCGTTCGGCGTCGTCGGCCGGGTCGTGGCCTTCGGCGTGGCCTTCAGCGTGGCCGTCACCCAGGGCGACGACACGCACCACCGACGGCGCGATCGCCTCGTAGGCCTTGGCCGCGGCCGAGGGCAGGGGTTCCTTCTCCAGCGAGGCGCGCACCGCGGCGTCGATGTCGTCCTGGGTCAGCACGCGGGCGCCGTGGCCCAGCGGGCCGGCGGCCAGCAGCACCGCGACGGCGACGGCAGCGCCACCGGCGGCCCACCAGGCCTCGGCCGGCACACGGCGGCGGCGCGCACGCGCAGCGGGCGCCGCGGGAGCGGCGTCGACGGGGGGCGGCGCGGGCGGGGTGGCCTCGGCAGGCCGGCGCGAACGGCTGTAAAGCGGTGCCTTCTTCATCGTCGATGGCTCCTGCACCGGGAACCGCCGGAGACGGTAACACGTTCGGCCGACCGGCCGCATCCGCGCTTGGCGGCATCATCGCGCCATGTGGGTGGACACGCATTGCCATCTCGACGCCGCGGAATTCGCCGCCGACCGCGACGCGGTCGTCGCTCGGGCGCGCGCCGCGGGCGTCGTGCTGCAGGTGATTCCGGCGGTCGAGGCGGCCAACTTCGATGCCGTGCGCGAACTCGCGCAGCGCCACGGCCTGGCCTATGCGCTGGGCATCCATCCGCTGTACGTCGGCCGCGCCGCCGACGAGGATCTGGAGCGCCTGGCCGACGAACTGCGCCGCCGCCGCGACGACCCGCGCCTGGTGGCCGTCGGCGAGATCGGCCTGGACCTTTTCGTCGCCGGCCTGGACCTGGAACGCCAGCGCCGCTTCTACCTCGCCCAGCTGGCGCTGGCGCGCGACGCCGGGCTGCCGGTGATCCTGCACGTGCGGCGTTCGGCCGACCTGCTGCTGCACGGGTTGCGCCGCGTCGACGTGCCGGGCGGCATCGCGCACGCCTTCAACGGCAGCGACGCCCAGGCGGCGCAGTTCGCCGCGCTCGGGCTGCGCCTGGGCTTCGGCGGCGCGATGAGCTTCGAGCGTGCGCTGCAGATCCGCCGCCTGGCCGCGGTGCTGCCCGAGCACGTGCCGGTGCTGGAGACCGATGCCCCGGACATCCCGCCGCAATGGCTGTACCGCAGCGCCGCCGAGCGTGCCGCCGGCGCCCGGCCGGGGCGCAACGAACCGGCCGAGTTGCCGCGCATCGCCGGCACCCTGGCCGGGCTCCGGGGCTGGACGCCCGAGCACACCGCCGCGGTGACCACCGCCAACGCCTTCGCCGCGCTGCCGCGCCTGGCGGCGCTGAAGGCCGGCCCGTCGTCATGAGCGAGCGCCTCGTCGGCCTGGCGCCGGTGGCCGACGCCCGCACCCGCCTCGTCGTGCTCGGCAGCTTTCCCAGCGTCGCCTCGCTGGGCGCCGGGCAGTACTACGCCCATCCGCGCAACCAGTTCTGGCCCATCCTGTCGGCGCTCTGGGGACTGGACCTGCGCGCCATGCCGTACCCCGAGCGGCTGCAGGAGGTGCTGCGCCACGGCCTGGGCATCTGGGACGTCTACGCCGCCTGCCGCCGCGAAGGCAGCCTGGACACGGCGATCGAGGACGCCGAGCTCAACGACTTCGCCGCGCTGCGCCGCCTGGCGCCGGCGCTGCACGCGGTGGCGCACAACGGCGGCGAGTCGGCGCGCGCGATGAAGCGTTTGCGTGCGCTGGGCTTCGAGACGCTGCGCCTGCCGTCGACCAGCCCGGCCAACGCCAGCTGGAGCTTCGAGCGCAAGCTCGCCGCCTGGCGCGAGGTGTTCGTGGCCCACGGCCTGGCTTGACCGCATCGGCGGGGCCTGCGGCGCCGCACGGTCACAATGCGGCGGCACGAGCAAGAGCAGGGGGATCGCGGGAGATGTCACGAGGGTGGACGCGCTGGTGGGCAGCGCTGACGGCGGGCCTGCTGGCCGCCGGGGCGGTCGCGGCAGCGCCGAAGACCGCCGGCTACGAGATCGGCCGCGAGCCGGCCTGGGTGCAACCGATGTCGGCCAACGGCCTGGACGCCGGGCTGCCGGCGGCGCCGCTGCAAGTCCTGCTGGTCGACGAGCAGACGCGGCTGCCGGCCGGGCGCGGGCCCAGCGAACGCTACCGCCACGTCGTGCGCCTGGTGCGCGACGGCAGCGGGCTGGAGCCCGCCTCGCAGATCAGCATCGACTTCGACCCGAGCTACGAGCGCCTGACGCTGCACCGGCTCGAAGTGCGCCGCGGCAGCACGCGCATCAACAAGCTCGACGCGCGCCGCGTGCGCCTGCTCGAACGCGAGACCGGGCTCGAGCAGCAGCGCCTGGACGGCCGGCGCACGGCCTCGATCGTGCTCGACGACGTGCGTGTCGGCGACCGCATCGAGTTCGCCTACACGCTGGTCGGCGACAACCCGGTGTTCGACGGCCGCTTCGTGCAGGTCGGATGGACGCGCCACGGCCTGGGGCCGACCGGGCTGTTCCGCTACCGCCTGCTGGTGCCGGCGCAGCGCAGCATCCAGCACCGTGCCGGCGCTGCCGAGGTCGCCGACGGAGGCCGCAGTGCCGACGGCCTGAAGATCACCGAGTTCCGCCGCCGTGCGGTGCCCAAGTTCGTCGAAGACCCGTACGCGCCGGCCGAGAGCTGGCTGGGCGACATGCTGCAGCTCAGCGAGTTCGCCGACTGGGGCGAGGTCGCGCGCTGGGCCGAGACCTTGTTCGAGCCCGCGCTGCGGCCTTCGGCCGAGGTCACGGCGCAGGCCGAGGCGCTGCGTGGCGCCGGCCGCGACGCCCAGCTGCTGGCGCTGCTGGACTTCGTGCAGACCCAGGTGCGCTACTTCGGCACCGAGATCGGCGCCAGCTCGCACCGCCCGGCCGCCGCCGCGCAGACGCTGGCGCAGCGCTATGGCGACTGCAAGGACAAGGTGGCGCTGCTCGGCGCGCTGGCGCGTGCCGCTGGCGTGCGCGCGACGCCGGTGCTGGTGTCGAACTCGATGCGCCGCGACGTCGTCGGCATGCTGCCCAGCCCGCTGGCCTTCGACCACGTCGTCGCCGAGCTGCAGCCCGAAGGCCGCAGCCTGCTCGTCGACCCGACGCGGTCGATGCAGACCGGGCCGCTGGACGAACGCATCGCGCGCGGCCTGGGCTGGGGTCTGCCGGCGCGCGCCGACGCCACGGCGCTGGTCGAGCTGCCCGGCCACGCGGGCCAGCTGCAGGCCGAGGGCCAGGACGTGCTGCGTTTCGGCTCGCTGGCGAAGCCGGCGGCCTTCGAGTCGGTGCAGACCTTCTACGGCGACATCGCCGAGGCGCTGCGCGCCCAGCGTGCGGCGCGCGGCGCCGACGAGTTCGAGCGCGACCTGCGTGCCGACCACCTGCGCCAGTACCCGGGCCTGACGGCCGACGGCGCGCTGGAGATGGCCGACGTGCCGGGCCGCAACGCGGTGCGCCTGGTGCAGCGCTACACGCTGGCGCCGCCCTGGCGCTTCCCCGAACAGCGTGTCTTCGTCGCCGATTACGGCCTGCCGCTCTTGATGTCGGTGCTGCGCCTGCCCGACGGCTCGGACCGCGCGCGCGGGCTGCGCCTGGCCAACCCCGGGCGCTACCGCCAGAGCGTCGAGTTCCACTTCGACGAACCGACCTTCGGCCGCACGAGCAGCTCGCGCGCCGAGGAGTCGGCCGCCGCCTTCCGCCTGCAGCTGCGCGCCGAGATGTCGCCGCAGGCGCAGCGCCTGGAAGCCGAGCTGGAGATGCTGCATGACCGCGTCGCCGCGGCCGACTTCGCGGCCTATCGCGAGCGTCTGCCACGCGTCTTCGCGCGCCTGTCGGGCGTGGTGCAGGTGCCGGCGGTGACGCCGGCGCAGGCCGAGACCATGCGCCAGCGCTACTCCGCGCTGGACGCCGACGTGCGCTCGGGCCGGCTGCGCATCGTCACCGAGATGCAGCGCGAGGCGCTCGGCCGCCGCGTGCTGCTGGACACCGTGCTCGGCGGCGACCGCCTCGCGCCGGCGCTGCGCGCGCAGACGCTGACCGAACGCGCGATGCTGCTCGACCACCTGGGCGAGGTCGACGCCGCGCGCGCCGATCTGCAGGCCTCGCTGGCGCTGGATCCCGAGTCGGCCGCCACGCACACCGCCGCGGCGGTCAACGCGCTGATCCGTGGTGCCTACGACGAGGTCGAGCAGCAGGCCGGCGAAGCGCTGCGCCGCGCGCCGTCGGACATGGAGGCGCTGCTGACGCGTGCGCGTGGCGCCTATCTGCGCGGCGACGGCGACGCGGCGCGCGCCGGCTTCGAGGCCGCGCTGAAGGACCGCTCGGTGCGCGACGAAGGCTACGCGCCGATCTGGCTGTACCTCGCGGTGCGCCGCACCGGCGGCGACGGCGGCGCCGCGCTGCGCCAGGTGGCGCCGGCCGGGCAGCGCGCCTGGCCGCACCCGGTGGCACGCTGGCTGGCCGGCGAGGCCAGCTTCGACGACGCGCTGGCCGCCACGCGCGACAGCGGCCGCGCCGACCCGGGGCGCGAATGCGAGCTGCAGTTCTTCGCCGGCCAGAAGGCGCTGCTCGACGGCGACCGCGCCGCCGCGCGCCGCCATTTCCGCCGCAGCGTCGACACCGGCGTGACCGAATTCATCGAGTACGGGATGTCCCGACTCGAACTCCAGCGCCTGGACGGCGCACGCTGATCCCCGATGTCCGAACACGATTTCTCATCCCTGCCCGAAGCCACGCTCAGCGAATCCGACGGCGTGCGTTACCTGCACCTGGGCTCGATCTGGGTGCAGGGCGCGATGCGCATCCGCAAGCCCCAGGTCGTCGAGCTGGAGTACGTGCAGCGCATGCTCGCCAGCCTGCTGTGGCTGCCCAGCGAGGCCGTCGGCCAGGGCCGCGCGCTGCAGCTCGGGCTGGGCGCGGCGGCGATCACGCGCTTCACGCACAAGGCGCTGCGCATGCCGACGACGGTGGTCGAGCTCAACCCGCAGGTCGTCGCCGTCTGCCGCAACTGGTTCCACCTGCCGGCCGAGGCCGACGTCGTCGTCGCCGATGCCGGGCGCTGGCTGCGCGAGCAGGCCGAGCCGCAGAGCGTGCAGCTGCTGCACGTCGATCTCTACGACCACGAGGCCGCTGCGCCGGTGCTCGACGACGAAGACTTCTACGCCGGCTGCCGCGCGGTGCTGGAGGACGGCGGGCTGATGAGCGTGAACCTCTTCGGCCGCGACGCCAGCTTCGAGCGCAGCATCGCGCGCATCGCCGCGGTCTTCGGCGCCGACCAGGTCTGGAGCCTCAGGCCGACGAAGGAGGGCAACACCGTCGTCGTCGCCGGCCGTCACGTCGAGATGCCGGCGCGCAACGTGCTCAACGAACGCGCCGCTACGATCGAAGCCCGCTTCGGCGCCTACGGGCTGCCGGCGCGCAAGTGGCTGCGCATGCTCCGGCCTTATGCCGGGCCGCAACCCGCACGAGAGGCATGATGAACCGCAAGACCGCGCGTGGACGGCTCGACTGGCGAGAACTGCTCGACTGGCTGCGCGAGGACGGCTGGATCGCCCCGGCCGACGCCGAACGTGTGGTGCGGCGCTTCGGCGCCGGCGCTTCGAGCCTGCACGCGCTGGTGCGCCTGGGCGGCGCCGGCCTGGTGCGCGCGGGCAGCGGCGAGGCGCTGGACACCGAGGCGCTGACCGCCTGGCTGGCCGGCCGCGCCGGCATGCCCTATCTGCGCATCGACCCGCTGCGCGTGGACGTCGGCCGCGTCGCCGAGGTGATGAGCGTGCACTACGCCGAGAGCCGGCGTGCGCTGCCGGTGGCGGTCTCGCCGACCGAGGTGACGGTGGCCACCGCCGAGCCCTTCGACGTCGCCTGGGTACCCGAGATCGAGGCCCACACCCGGCGCACGCTGCGGCTGGTGGTCGCCAACCCCGAGGACGTGCGCCGCTACACGACCGAGTTCTACGCCCTGGCCAAGTCGGTGAGGGCGGCGCAGAAGAGCGGCGAGGTCTCGGCCGTGGCCAGCTTCGAGCAGCTGGTCGAGCTCGGCCGCGCCAAGGGCACGCTGGACGCCAACGACCAGGGCGTGGTGCAGGTCGTCGACTGGCTCTGGCAGTACGCCTTCGATCAGCGCGCCAGCGACATCCACCTCGAGCCGCGGCGCGACATGGGCGCGATCCGCTTTCGCATCGACGGCGTGCTGCACACCGTCTACCAGGTGCCGCTGACGGTGATGAGCGCGATGGTCGCGCGCATCAAGCTGCTCGGCCGCATGGACGTCGTCGAGCGCCGCCGGCCGCTGGACGGGCGCATCAAGACCGTGCGCCCCGACGCCGGCGGCGAGGTCGAGATGCGGCTGTCGACGATGCCCACGGCTTTCGGCGAGAAGCTGGTGATGCGCATCTTCGACCCCGAGACCGTGGTCAAGGGCGTCGAGGCGCTGGGTTTCGGCGCTGCCGAGGCCAAGGCCTGGCAGGCGCTGACCGGGCGTGCGCACGGCATCATCCTCGTCACCGGCCCCACCGGCAGCGGCAAGACGACGACGCTGTACGCGACGCTCAAGTCGCTGGCCAACGAAGAAGTCAACGTCTGCACGATCGAGGACCCGATCGAGATGATCGAGCCGGCCTTCAACCAGACCCAGGTGCAGCCGGCGCTGGACATGGGCTTCGCCGAAGGCCTGCGCGCGCTGATGCGCCAGGACCCGGACATCATCATGGTCGGCGAGATCCGCGACCTGCAGACCGCCGAGATGGCGATCCAGGCGGCGCTGACCGGCCACCTCGTCTTCAGCACGCTGCACACCAACGACTCGGCCAGCGCGATCACGCGCCTGGCCGACCTGGGCGTGCCGCCGTACCTGATCTCGGCCACCGTCATCGGCGTGCTCGCCCAGCGCCTGACGCGCACGCTGTGCCCGGCCTGCAAGCAGCCCGACGAGGCGACGACGCGCGAGACGCTGGAGGCGATGGTCAAGCCCTGGCGGCTGTCGGGCGGCATCCGCGCCTACAAGCCGGTGGGCTGCCTGGAGTGCCGCCACACCGGCTACCGCGGCCGCGCCGGGCTCTACGAGCTGCTGACGATGGACGAGGCCGCGCGCTCGCACGTGCACCCGACGCTGGACGCCGACGCGCTGCGCCGCCAGGGCATCAAGGGCGGCATGCGCCCGCTGCGCCTGGCCGGCGCGATGAAGGTCGCCGAAGGGCTGACGACGATCGAGGAAGTGCTGCGCAGCACGCCCTCGCTGAGCTGAGCCCCGGCCGGCGGCGCCGGCTTACGTGATATCCACATCGGCGCGCCGAAGGCCGGCTGCCAGAATCCGCCACGCTTTGGCTGGAGGAGACAAGTCTTGAAAATCAAGAGCCAGAAAGATTTCTGGTCGGGCCTGATGTTCGTTGCCGTCGGGGCCGGTTTCGCCTGGGGCGCGCAGGAGTACAGCTTCGGCTCGGCGGCACGCCCCGGCCCGGGCTACTTCCCCTTCGGCCTGGGCATCCTGCTCGCGATCCTGGGCGCGATGGTGCTGTTCAAGTCGCTGACGCTGGCCACCGAGGACGGCGACCCGATCGGCCCCTGGGCCTTCAAGCCGCTGACGATCATCGTCGGCTCGGTCGTCGTCTTCGGCCTGGCCTTGCCGCACCTGGGCCTGTT is a window encoding:
- a CDS encoding tripartite tricarboxylate transporter TctB family protein; translated protein: MKIKSQKDFWSGLMFVAVGAGFAWGAQEYSFGSAARPGPGYFPFGLGILLAILGAMVLFKSLTLATEDGDPIGPWAFKPLTIIVGSVVVFGLALPHLGLFIALPLLVFIAAAAGDEFHWKDALINAIVLTAGSWAIFIKGLSLTIPLLPSFIG
- a CDS encoding GspE/PulE family protein — protein: MMNRKTARGRLDWRELLDWLREDGWIAPADAERVVRRFGAGASSLHALVRLGGAGLVRAGSGEALDTEALTAWLAGRAGMPYLRIDPLRVDVGRVAEVMSVHYAESRRALPVAVSPTEVTVATAEPFDVAWVPEIEAHTRRTLRLVVANPEDVRRYTTEFYALAKSVRAAQKSGEVSAVASFEQLVELGRAKGTLDANDQGVVQVVDWLWQYAFDQRASDIHLEPRRDMGAIRFRIDGVLHTVYQVPLTVMSAMVARIKLLGRMDVVERRRPLDGRIKTVRPDAGGEVEMRLSTMPTAFGEKLVMRIFDPETVVKGVEALGFGAAEAKAWQALTGRAHGIILVTGPTGSGKTTTLYATLKSLANEEVNVCTIEDPIEMIEPAFNQTQVQPALDMGFAEGLRALMRQDPDIIMVGEIRDLQTAEMAIQAALTGHLVFSTLHTNDSASAITRLADLGVPPYLISATVIGVLAQRLTRTLCPACKQPDEATTRETLEAMVKPWRLSGGIRAYKPVGCLECRHTGYRGRAGLYELLTMDEAARSHVHPTLDADALRRQGIKGGMRPLRLAGAMKVAEGLTTIEEVLRSTPSLS
- a CDS encoding S1C family serine protease, producing the protein MKKAPLYSRSRRPAEATPPAPPPVDAAPAAPAARARRRRVPAEAWWAAGGAAVAVAVLLAAGPLGHGARVLTQDDIDAAVRASLEKEPLPSAAAKAYEAIAPSVVRVVALGDGHAEGHAEGHDPADDAERAMQRSLGTGVVVIDNGTILTNLHVVWGANKLRVTFADGTESPARLVGVQTENDLAVLRADRIPDDLVAATMRSTADLRPGDHVIAVGHPFGIGPSVSYGIVSGLNREFRSETGKRTLTNLIQFDAAANPGNSGGPLVTMDGQVVGIVTAILNPSEERTFVGIGFAVPIENAAAAAGMPPF
- a CDS encoding DUF3857 domain-containing protein, whose protein sequence is MSRGWTRWWAALTAGLLAAGAVAAAPKTAGYEIGREPAWVQPMSANGLDAGLPAAPLQVLLVDEQTRLPAGRGPSERYRHVVRLVRDGSGLEPASQISIDFDPSYERLTLHRLEVRRGSTRINKLDARRVRLLERETGLEQQRLDGRRTASIVLDDVRVGDRIEFAYTLVGDNPVFDGRFVQVGWTRHGLGPTGLFRYRLLVPAQRSIQHRAGAAEVADGGRSADGLKITEFRRRAVPKFVEDPYAPAESWLGDMLQLSEFADWGEVARWAETLFEPALRPSAEVTAQAEALRGAGRDAQLLALLDFVQTQVRYFGTEIGASSHRPAAAAQTLAQRYGDCKDKVALLGALARAAGVRATPVLVSNSMRRDVVGMLPSPLAFDHVVAELQPEGRSLLVDPTRSMQTGPLDERIARGLGWGLPARADATALVELPGHAGQLQAEGQDVLRFGSLAKPAAFESVQTFYGDIAEALRAQRAARGADEFERDLRADHLRQYPGLTADGALEMADVPGRNAVRLVQRYTLAPPWRFPEQRVFVADYGLPLLMSVLRLPDGSDRARGLRLANPGRYRQSVEFHFDEPTFGRTSSSRAEESAAAFRLQLRAEMSPQAQRLEAELEMLHDRVAAADFAAYRERLPRVFARLSGVVQVPAVTPAQAETMRQRYSALDADVRSGRLRIVTEMQREALGRRVLLDTVLGGDRLAPALRAQTLTERAMLLDHLGEVDAARADLQASLALDPESAATHTAAAVNALIRGAYDEVEQQAGEALRRAPSDMEALLTRARGAYLRGDGDAARAGFEAALKDRSVRDEGYAPIWLYLAVRRTGGDGGAALRQVAPAGQRAWPHPVARWLAGEASFDDALAATRDSGRADPGRECELQFFAGQKALLDGDRAAARRHFRRSVDTGVTEFIEYGMSRLELQRLDGAR
- a CDS encoding TatD family hydrolase translates to MWVDTHCHLDAAEFAADRDAVVARARAAGVVLQVIPAVEAANFDAVRELAQRHGLAYALGIHPLYVGRAADEDLERLADELRRRRDDPRLVAVGEIGLDLFVAGLDLERQRRFYLAQLALARDAGLPVILHVRRSADLLLHGLRRVDVPGGIAHAFNGSDAQAAQFAALGLRLGFGGAMSFERALQIRRLAAVLPEHVPVLETDAPDIPPQWLYRSAAERAAGARPGRNEPAELPRIAGTLAGLRGWTPEHTAAVTTANAFAALPRLAALKAGPSS
- a CDS encoding DNA-deoxyinosine glycosylase, which gives rise to MSERLVGLAPVADARTRLVVLGSFPSVASLGAGQYYAHPRNQFWPILSALWGLDLRAMPYPERLQEVLRHGLGIWDVYAACRREGSLDTAIEDAELNDFAALRRLAPALHAVAHNGGESARAMKRLRALGFETLRLPSTSPANASWSFERKLAAWREVFVAHGLA
- a CDS encoding class I SAM-dependent methyltransferase is translated as MSEHDFSSLPEATLSESDGVRYLHLGSIWVQGAMRIRKPQVVELEYVQRMLASLLWLPSEAVGQGRALQLGLGAAAITRFTHKALRMPTTVVELNPQVVAVCRNWFHLPAEADVVVADAGRWLREQAEPQSVQLLHVDLYDHEAAAPVLDDEDFYAGCRAVLEDGGLMSVNLFGRDASFERSIARIAAVFGADQVWSLRPTKEGNTVVVAGRHVEMPARNVLNERAATIEARFGAYGLPARKWLRMLRPYAGPQPAREA